From a region of the Candidatus Pantoea bituminis genome:
- a CDS encoding YdgA family protein → MKKTNVAVGVIVALGVIWTGAAWFTGKQLETHMDQLVQNANTQLNAYAPNSRLKISYQDYQRGVFSSQTKLVIQATSQTEDNALLKPGQSIVLNENISHGPFPFAQLKHFNLIPSMASVHTELANTDAVKKLFELTNNQSLINAETRIGYSGATDTALKILPIDYQNAQTGERAATNGGVLNVSADSKGDKVSLDSDIGSVALTSKNEMGQPVLFTLNGLKVSGNTHLSPEGVRIGDQAIEVEKVNASINGQDALTLQKLKGTSSFDNQSGKIGGNIDYHVDSIQLQQQDFGEATLKMKLSQFDAQAVKTFSDNYNAQMQDLLNQQGLADDPIRYQAGVHTILLNNLPTLLKGSPAISIAPLSWKNEKGESSFNLTANFNDPATVTGEPQSLSAMVNRVLKTLDTKLNINMPMATETMRHVGLAEGYQADEAQKLADQQVKGLAAMGQMFRLTQQQDDNIITSLQYANGQVNMNGDKMTLEQFLSRYMLGMPTNEGMPQ, encoded by the coding sequence ATGAAAAAGACCAACGTTGCCGTGGGTGTGATTGTAGCACTGGGCGTAATCTGGACCGGCGCAGCCTGGTTCACTGGCAAGCAGCTCGAAACGCACATGGATCAACTGGTGCAAAACGCCAACACCCAGTTGAACGCTTACGCACCCAATAGCCGACTGAAGATTAGCTATCAAGATTATCAGCGTGGCGTCTTCAGCAGTCAGACCAAACTGGTGATTCAGGCGACATCGCAAACGGAAGACAATGCTTTGCTGAAGCCGGGTCAAAGCATCGTATTGAATGAAAACATCAGCCACGGCCCTTTCCCGTTTGCCCAGTTAAAACACTTCAATCTTATTCCGAGCATGGCGTCGGTACATACCGAACTGGCTAATACCGATGCGGTGAAAAAGCTGTTTGAGTTGACCAACAATCAGTCTCTGATCAACGCGGAGACGCGCATCGGTTACAGCGGTGCTACCGACACCGCGCTGAAAATCCTGCCTATTGATTATCAAAATGCGCAAACCGGTGAACGTGCTGCAACGAATGGCGGCGTGCTTAACGTCAGCGCTGACAGCAAGGGCGATAAAGTGTCACTGGATAGCGATATCGGTAGCGTTGCGTTAACCAGCAAAAATGAGATGGGCCAGCCGGTGCTGTTCACGCTGAATGGCTTAAAAGTCAGTGGTAACACTCATCTTAGCCCGGAAGGTGTGCGCATCGGCGATCAGGCTATTGAAGTTGAAAAGGTCAATGCCAGCATTAATGGACAAGATGCATTAACACTGCAAAAACTGAAAGGCACTTCCTCCTTTGATAATCAGTCTGGAAAAATCGGTGGCAATATCGATTATCACGTCGACAGCATCCAGCTTCAGCAGCAAGATTTTGGCGAAGCCACGCTGAAAATGAAGCTGTCGCAGTTTGACGCGCAGGCAGTTAAGACCTTCTCTGATAATTACAATGCGCAAATGCAGGATCTGCTTAACCAACAAGGCCTGGCGGATGATCCTATCCGTTATCAAGCGGGCGTTCACACCATTCTGCTGAACAACCTACCGACGCTGTTGAAGGGCTCGCCAGCCATCAGCATCGCGCCGTTGAGTTGGAAGAATGAGAAAGGCGAAAGCAGCTTTAATCTGACCGCTAACTTTAACGATCCGGCAACCGTGACGGGTGAACCACAGAGCCTGAGCGCCATGGTTAATCGTGTATTGAAAACGCTCGACACCAAGCTGAACATTAATATGCCAATGGCTACCGAAACCATGCGCCATGTTGGGCTGGCAGAAGGATATCAGGCAGATGAGGCGCAGAAACTGGCCGATCAGCAGGTCAAAGGTTTAGCGGCAATGGGACAGATGTTCCGTCTGACGCAGCAGCAGGATGATAATATTATTACCAGTCTGCAATATGCTAATGGTCAGGTTAATATGAATGGCGACAAAATGACGCTGGAGCAGTTTTTGTCTCGTTATATGCTCGGTATGCCAACCAATGAAGGCATGCCACAATAA
- the add gene encoding adenosine deaminase: MIESHLPLTDIHRHLDGNIRAQTILDLGRQFNLTLPANSLEALRPHVQVTQNEPDLVSFLQKLDWGVKVLGNLDACRRIAMENVEDAARAGIHYAELRFSPGYMAMNHNLPIAGVVEAVIDGIKAGCQQHAIDIRLIGIMSRTFGDEACLNELEGLLAHRDHITAVDLAGDELGFPGSEFLSHFTRARDAGFRVTVHAGEAAGPESIWQAIRELGAERIGHGVKAIEDRALMDFLAEHHIGIESCLTSNIQTSTVKSLAQHPLKTFLEHGILATINTDDPAVQGIELAHEYQHAAPAAGLSQAQMRQAQENGLAIAFLSNDEKAAIRAKIQ, translated from the coding sequence ATGATTGAATCACACCTTCCCCTGACCGATATTCATCGCCATCTTGATGGCAACATTCGTGCACAAACTATTCTCGATTTAGGCCGCCAGTTTAATCTTACCCTGCCCGCCAACAGTTTAGAGGCGCTGCGCCCACATGTGCAGGTCACGCAAAACGAGCCGGATTTGGTCAGCTTCCTGCAAAAGCTGGATTGGGGCGTAAAAGTGTTGGGCAATCTGGACGCGTGCCGCCGTATCGCAATGGAAAATGTCGAAGACGCCGCGCGCGCAGGCATTCACTACGCTGAACTGCGTTTTTCACCCGGTTACATGGCGATGAACCATAACCTGCCGATTGCCGGTGTGGTGGAAGCGGTGATTGACGGCATCAAAGCGGGTTGCCAGCAGCACGCCATTGATATTCGTCTGATTGGCATTATGAGCCGTACTTTTGGCGATGAAGCGTGCCTGAATGAGCTGGAAGGATTGCTGGCACATCGCGATCATATCACTGCAGTGGATTTAGCCGGTGACGAACTGGGTTTCCCCGGCAGCGAATTTCTCAGCCATTTCACTCGTGCGCGTGATGCCGGTTTCCGCGTTACGGTGCATGCAGGTGAAGCTGCGGGCCCAGAAAGTATCTGGCAAGCCATCCGTGAACTGGGCGCAGAACGCATCGGCCATGGTGTGAAAGCGATTGAAGATCGCGCATTAATGGATTTCCTGGCGGAGCATCATATTGGTATTGAGTCCTGCCTGACCTCCAATATTCAAACCAGCACCGTGAAATCACTGGCGCAGCATCCGTTAAAGACCTTCCTGGAGCATGGCATTCTTGCCACGATCAACACTGATGATCCCGCCGTTCAGGGCATTGAGCTGGCGCATGAGTATCAGCACGCCGCGCCTGCTGCCGGTTTGAGCCAGGCTCAGATGCGCCAGGCGCAGGAGAATGGATTAGCTATCGCTTTCCTGAGCAATGACGAAAAAGCGGCAATTCGGGCGAAAATTCAGTAA
- the manA gene encoding mannose-6-phosphate isomerase translates to MQKLNNSLQNYAWGSKTALTELYGIANPKGLPMAEMWMGAHPKSPSTVDDHGKVRSLRDVIDAHPDAMLGNQVAKRFGELPFLFKVLCADQPLSIQVHPSKSAAEEGFSRENAASIPLNAAERNYKDANHKPELVYALTPFQAMNGFRAFSEMVSLLEPVAGAHPQIAHFLQHPDQENLAKLFTTLLSLQGEAKSLALGVLKSALNAREGEPWQTIKTIALDYPDDTGLFSPLLLNVITLQPGEAMFLFAETPHAYLKGVALEVMANSDNVLRAGLTPKYIDIPELMANVKFVEKPADQLLTQPEEQESELRFPIPVDDFAFAIHTLNAVPQAVSQESAALLFCIEGQAIIAKGTEQVVLQPGESCFVAANEAPITVAGTGRLARVFNDLHGCG, encoded by the coding sequence ATGCAAAAACTGAACAATTCGCTGCAAAATTACGCTTGGGGCAGCAAAACGGCCTTAACAGAACTTTATGGCATCGCTAACCCAAAAGGTTTACCGATGGCGGAAATGTGGATGGGTGCGCATCCCAAAAGCCCTTCAACCGTAGACGACCACGGTAAAGTTCGCTCGCTGCGCGACGTAATTGATGCCCATCCAGACGCCATGCTGGGCAATCAGGTGGCTAAGCGCTTTGGTGAACTGCCTTTTCTGTTTAAGGTTTTGTGTGCTGATCAGCCCCTTTCTATTCAGGTGCATCCCAGTAAAAGCGCTGCTGAAGAGGGATTTTCACGGGAAAATGCTGCGTCTATTCCGCTGAATGCCGCCGAACGTAACTATAAAGATGCCAACCATAAACCTGAGCTGGTTTACGCCTTAACCCCTTTTCAGGCGATGAACGGTTTTCGCGCTTTCTCAGAAATGGTTTCTTTGCTGGAGCCCGTTGCGGGCGCGCATCCCCAAATTGCGCATTTTCTTCAGCATCCCGATCAAGAGAATCTTGCAAAATTGTTCACCACGCTGCTTTCGCTGCAAGGCGAAGCTAAATCACTGGCGCTTGGCGTACTGAAATCTGCCCTTAATGCCCGCGAAGGCGAACCCTGGCAGACCATCAAAACCATTGCGCTCGATTACCCAGACGATACCGGCCTGTTTTCTCCTTTACTGCTCAATGTCATTACGCTGCAACCCGGCGAAGCGATGTTCTTGTTTGCCGAAACGCCTCACGCCTACCTGAAAGGTGTTGCGCTGGAAGTGATGGCGAATTCGGATAACGTGTTGCGCGCGGGTTTAACGCCAAAATACATCGATATCCCTGAATTGATGGCGAACGTTAAATTCGTCGAGAAACCTGCCGATCAGTTACTGACACAGCCTGAGGAACAGGAGAGTGAATTACGCTTTCCGATTCCGGTTGATGACTTTGCCTTCGCTATTCATACCTTGAATGCGGTGCCGCAGGCGGTGAGCCAGGAGAGCGCTGCCCTGCTGTTCTGTATTGAAGGTCAGGCAATCATCGCTAAAGGCACAGAGCAAGTGGTGCTCCAGCCTGGTGAATCCTGCTTCGTTGCCGCAAATGAGGCACCGATCACAGTGGCCGGAACGGGACGTTTAGCGCGTGTCTTTAACGACTTACACGGATGCGGCTGA
- the uraH gene encoding hydroxyisourate hydrolase has product MKTTLLAALLLSTSVSAIAAQPEAMKNPLSVHVLNLQTGVPTAGVEVELDQQQEDKWIKLATGVTDNNGRIPALYPQGKTPTSGNYRVVFKTGDYYKNQKQKTFFPEIPVEFTLENNGQHYHIPLLLSPFGYSTYRGN; this is encoded by the coding sequence ATGAAAACAACATTACTGGCGGCGTTATTACTTTCTACCTCTGTTTCAGCCATCGCGGCGCAGCCTGAAGCGATGAAAAATCCGCTGAGCGTTCATGTCCTGAACCTGCAAACCGGCGTGCCAACCGCAGGTGTTGAGGTTGAACTGGATCAGCAACAAGAGGATAAATGGATTAAATTGGCTACTGGTGTGACGGATAATAATGGCCGCATTCCAGCGCTCTATCCACAAGGTAAAACGCCGACAAGCGGCAATTATCGCGTCGTGTTCAAAACCGGGGATTATTATAAAAATCAAAAACAGAAAACGTTCTTCCCTGAAATTCCCGTTGAATTTACCTTAGAAAATAATGGTCAGCATTATCACATTCCGCTGCTGTTAAGTCCGTTTGGTTATTCCACTTATCGCGGCAACTAA
- the malX gene encoding maltose/glucose-specific PTS transporter subunit IIBC, giving the protein MPAPQQKMSLWEFFQSLGKTFMLPVALLSFCGIMLGIGSSLSSHDVLTLIPLLDQPLLQYLFLWMAKLGSFAFSYLPVMFAVAIPLGMARENKGVAAFSGFVGYAVLNLSINFWLNINGILPTTDAALLKANNVQSILGIQSIDTGILGAVIVGIIVFWLHERFHHIRLPDALAFFGGTRFVPIITTLVLGVVGLIVPLIWPFFARAITGLGWMINSAGDFGPMIFGTGERLLLPFGLQHILVAIMRFTDAGGTLDVCGKTVSGALTIFQAQLACPETHGFAESATRFLSQGKMPAFLGGLPGAALAIYHCARPENRHKIKGLLISGVVACVVGGTTEPIEFLFLFVAPFLYLLHALLTGLGFTMMAILGVTIGNTDGNIIDFVVFGVLHGLSTKWYWVPVVAAVWFVGYYAIFRFAIVRFNIKTPGREVETANSVEQKVSSAGKGKSGYNSPAILSALGGVENITSLDNCLTRLRLTIADMSKVDDAALKANGAIGVIHLNQTSLQVVIGPQVQSVKDELSHLMDVTA; this is encoded by the coding sequence ATGCCCGCCCCACAACAAAAAATGTCTCTCTGGGAGTTTTTCCAGAGCCTGGGTAAAACCTTTATGCTGCCGGTTGCGCTGTTATCGTTCTGCGGCATTATGCTTGGCATTGGTAGCTCGCTGAGCAGTCACGATGTCCTGACGCTGATTCCTTTACTCGATCAACCCTTGCTGCAATATCTGTTTTTATGGATGGCAAAACTGGGTTCATTCGCCTTCAGCTATTTACCGGTGATGTTTGCCGTCGCTATTCCACTCGGCATGGCGCGTGAGAACAAAGGCGTGGCCGCGTTTTCCGGCTTTGTCGGCTATGCGGTGCTTAACCTCAGTATTAACTTCTGGCTGAACATCAACGGTATTCTGCCGACCACCGATGCCGCGTTATTGAAAGCCAATAACGTGCAGTCGATTCTTGGAATTCAATCCATTGATACCGGGATTTTGGGTGCGGTGATTGTCGGGATTATCGTGTTCTGGCTGCATGAACGCTTTCATCATATCCGCCTACCCGACGCGTTGGCCTTTTTTGGTGGCACGCGTTTCGTTCCCATCATCACCACGCTGGTGCTGGGTGTTGTTGGGTTGATCGTTCCGCTGATTTGGCCGTTTTTTGCTCGCGCCATTACCGGCTTGGGCTGGATGATCAACAGTGCAGGTGATTTCGGCCCGATGATCTTCGGTACCGGCGAGCGCTTGCTGCTGCCGTTTGGCCTGCAACATATTCTGGTTGCGATTATGCGTTTCACCGATGCGGGCGGCACGCTGGATGTCTGCGGCAAAACCGTCAGCGGTGCGCTGACCATCTTCCAGGCGCAACTGGCGTGTCCAGAAACCCACGGATTTGCTGAGAGTGCGACCCGCTTCCTGTCGCAGGGTAAAATGCCGGCCTTCCTGGGCGGGTTGCCCGGTGCGGCATTAGCGATTTATCACTGCGCACGCCCTGAAAATCGCCATAAAATTAAAGGGCTGCTGATTTCCGGCGTGGTTGCCTGCGTGGTGGGTGGCACCACCGAACCGATTGAATTCCTGTTCCTGTTTGTAGCGCCGTTCCTCTATTTACTCCATGCGCTGTTGACCGGTTTAGGCTTCACCATGATGGCGATTCTTGGTGTCACGATTGGTAACACCGACGGCAATATTATCGACTTCGTGGTGTTCGGCGTACTGCATGGATTATCCACGAAATGGTATTGGGTTCCCGTGGTTGCCGCCGTCTGGTTTGTCGGTTATTACGCCATTTTCCGCTTTGCTATCGTGCGGTTTAATATCAAAACGCCAGGGCGGGAAGTCGAAACGGCAAATTCCGTAGAGCAAAAAGTCAGTAGCGCGGGCAAAGGCAAGTCAGGTTACAACTCACCGGCCATTCTTTCGGCGCTGGGTGGCGTTGAAAATATTACCTCACTGGATAACTGCCTGACGCGCCTGCGTTTAACTATCGCCGACATGAGCAAAGTGGATGATGCTGCGTTGAAAGCCAACGGCGCGATCGGCGTGATTCACCTTAATCAAACCAGCTTGCAAGTGGTGATTGGCCCGCAGGTGCAGTCGGTGAAAGACGAGTTGTCACACTTGATGGACGTGACCGCGTAA